The genomic interval TATCACAATGTACTTGGTGACCATGGTGATGTGGTAGGTCCTCAAGTCAGAGAGAGTAGCCACACACTTGTTATATGCGGTTTGGAGTGCCTCATTCCTGCAGGACAAGATGTAATGTCTCAGCGGAGGTGCAGACTGGATTTCTTTGAGGAAGGCCCGATGGTGAGGGGGCATGTATTCCCTCATTCTGTACAAAAAGGCAGCTGGCAAAGAATACAGAAAGGTGGGTGAGTGGGATGCCACACAGTGTCTGTGGTTAAAACTCAAACAACCCAGGACAATACAACACAATGCATATAGCAAGGAACATAATGATCTGTCAGTGAGAATGCACAAATTTGTGGTATGAACTGagtatggaccttatcacacaagttcccaaaagtaaaaaggtgtcctttttgttgactttctgtttgctgtattttaaatgtaaatcactaacagaatgccagccattgaATATTTTGTGTGAAAAACTGTACCTGCCCAGAGACCTCCAATCTGTCTATGCAGACTGTAGCTGTGTGgaatgcagcatgtaaacacccacATGGATGCATGTTCTTGGAAGGTGGCACAGAGGTGTGTTTCAGATCAATGAAAACCACTGACTTACCACTTTCTTTAcaatgctggattccaaggagtTCATCAAAAGCATGCAGGGTGGTGCTCTCTGCCGCGCTCCCCCCAGAATACGAAAGAGGCTTCTCGGAGAACCCCTCATAGACCAGCCCTTCTGGTAAGGCTGGATTGTCCTTCCAGCTACAAGGAAAGcagtgaaagagtgtgactttgtgCGGAAGACAGGAGAAGGCTATACAACCACATGACACATTTAGAAACTATTTTCTACAGACATCCAATAGTTTTTCAAAGAGACAATTGTGTGTCGGCTTTCTTTTGCCATTCAATAAGGCTCttagtctgtttcagtataaaacagaaaaaggagaaggcaaaATTACGGAATCAAGCAGTCTCCTATATGTCTGTGGCTGTACTTCTACTCCACCTGTGCTTCTGGAGAAGCGGACTGATCTCCACACAACctcatgatagatagatagatagatagatagatagatagatagatagatagatagatagNNNNNNNNNNTAGAACTGCTTGATTCCTTCATTTCCTATCCCCATTTCCATTTTAATCCAACAGCAGTATtgctttagtttttatttttaacatggaAGGCAATGTAATAACTCACTAGGCATGTGTGCATTCATTCCACCATCAGCTTTAGTTAACACATTTGCACGTTTACAGGGTATTCTGGTACTCTGCTTTCTATTATTATTGTGGTTAGTGTTATTAAATTGTCTGATCCCAACTACATCTCAGTTGCTGGACTGTCCCTGTcacatcaggacagttggaaggcatgttttgtcccaccaccctcttggTCAGGGATGAGAATCATGCAACTTGCTagatgttgttgagctgcaaTGTACATCAGTGCTGCCCAACCCACCTTAATTCAGAATAATGGAAGtcttacataccctccaacatttcacaggtgaaaactaggTAACATGTGGATCCACCACACCGCACTGGCTCACATCAACACATGGACGGCTATAATTCCCCCcactattgttttattgttgttttggaagTGTCTCTCACTTTTACCTCGAAAAGAGAGCTTCAAACATTACTCTTCAGGTAGATGTGTATCATAACATGTTGAggagccatccataactgagccGCACTTGGATGGTGTGTCACCCCACCACTTGCTCCATCACGAATGGCTTCAGTATGTTATCAGccagaggtgtcactaggggagtGTGAGGAGTGTGGACCACAATGGGTGACACCACAGACAGAGGGTGTATACCCAGTGAGACTGATGCAGCCGCTGGGCAGGTGAGGAAGGGGGTCAGCtctagatttttgtggggttttcaggctattctaggccatattctagaagagtttattcctgacgtttcgccagcatctgtggctggcatcttcagagaatgcactcagcattctctcaagatgccagccacagatgctgacgaaacatcagtcCCACTGGGTATACAGGCAGGATAGGGCAGCCCACAACCACTCACAGCCCTTTCCTGGCACCCGAGCCAGGTGCCACTGAccacagtgatgccactgttctcAGAGTTATTCATTTGGGAAAGGAACTGCCCCAGCAGTACTCAAAGAGCAGCGTATTTAAACTGCACCTGCTGCACAAGGCTGTGTCCGGCTACTCTGTTAGTAGCAGGAGTTAGCAGCCTTGACCTTCTAATCAGCAACGGCTCACCTTCAAAACAGCCTGTGTTTGGCTGAAGCAAACTGTGAACATCTCATTGGTGCCATGCTGGCAGCGACTGCAAAGTCTCGATGCCTAACTGCCGGGTGACGCATTGCAGGAGAAATGCTTTAGATAGAAACTAGGGTCCGCTCATTCTAGGACTCATGCTGTGTGTTGGCTCATTAGCCATCCTTTGCCACCTGCCCCTGCCAGATGTTGGcgagactctggagatcagctgGGTCTATTTTTAGGCTGTTATTTTATGAAACCgatcacacaacagcaacacacgAGCCAACCTCCATCCCACCCATTCCCTATTAGTGGCATAGGAAACCTCCCTGCTTTTAAGGATTTAAACCATACCACACAGAACTATCAAGAGAGCCAGCTAAGCCAGAGCcaaagaaagttacttttttgggactacaacccccagcCATCAAAAGCAGAAAATTCTAGAAGACAGAGCACAGATGCTCCTAGCATCACACAGAACCATTTGGGATGCGGAAGGGTTCTGCATAAAACACACATGTGTGTCTAGGTAGATTAATAGTTTCTCCGAGACTAGATCAGGGGTATAGCTATGGGgcaggcaaaatgagggcattgccccacAAGTCAAAATCTGGCCCCTTCCCCTGAAAATTTCTTTCATTCCCCAAATTCCTAGCAGTGCAGTAACTCAAAACTTCAGCTGAACTTTAaattaggtatccaaagaaagagccagcatggtgtagtgctttgagcatggaacaatgactctgaagacccggattcaaatcctagtcggccacagaaactcactggaagCCTTATGACATGAGAAAAGAAATCCGAAATGGAGCAGGAGAGCAGTGCCTTTCTCCATGCTTCACCGCATGATTTCACAGAACTTCCATTCTTCTTCCCAAGGAGAACAGATGATGGTAAAAGGATTTTTTTCAGTGctacaaaagacatgcttttatgacctCAGAAAGAGAATGGAGGTGATCCAACATCATGCAGAGAAGCTTCTGttctcctgctccattttggatttcttttctcatgcaataaagctctgagtgacctttggcaagtcacacactctcagccccagaaaacacagtgataggctccccttatggtcaccgtaagtcagaaacaccttgaaggtgCACCATAACACCAACAACAAATCCAAATCAAAGGTGAGCATTTAGTTTAGGCACAGAAAAGGAATGAACAAAGTAAGCAGGGAAATGCAAGCACAGCAACCAGAAGAGttttaggtgtgaatgatttttcagagtctcactctctgcaaagctagaaatttggggattgaaggaaaatttcactaaGGGGAAGCAtccttattttattcttattttgagTTTATCTAAGACTTGTAGTCCCAAAAGTTATGTTTCCAAGCTTATCAGTATACAATATACAATTGTGTGAGAAGgagagatgaggaagaagaagaggcggcGGGAGCAGAAAAGAGCATCTGGAGTTCACTTCTGCCTGTTTTGTTTGGCACAGGCATCTCTGGCACGATTTAAGAGAGAAACTTTTTTAATCGAAATCTATTTTTAGCCCCGCAGAGACGTTTATTTATAGAAAGCTTTCAGTGTCAAGAAGTCACTAAAAATAGATTGGCTCAAACAATTCCCTGCCCAGGCTGATGATCTTCCAAACCAGTTTTATTGCAGAACTGgaggcaggaaggaggaggaggaggaggaggaggagaagaacacTGTGTCCTTTTGACTTCTATCAAAACCTTTGCAAGATAGCCGATGTGCTGATAGCAAGATAAAAGAAAGCAGTCCCATCTGGTGGTCAAGACCTTGCCAAGAGTCCTTCAATAAACACCTTGCAAACCGAAGGAGGGTCAAACTAGACATtaagggggggggttgttttcCCTATGATTGACCTGTTTGCTCTACTGCAAGGGGACATCCTCAGAGATATCCGTCCCAGCAGACAGACTTGCAAATGAAACCCATGTTTACCTTGCAACGATCAGTCACTAAACAGGGCACACCAAGTGCAAGACAGGGAagtgaagaaaacagacaaaATGCACGTTTCTTCGCTTTAGGGAGCAGCTctgcaaacaaaaaacccatgaaCACGCCTGCGCATATTCTTAGCAGTGTCCTAAGACTCTGAAAACTATAATTTGCATGGTGCCTGGCGAATACTATAGCTATGGTAAGGTCAGGATTCTGGACTCATTCTCttccctgacaaatcaggacatATAATGATATATAATGTAGATAAATGTTGTGTCCCCAGTGTGGCTGTGTAGATCACACAAGGGTTAGCAGATGCGGACTACGGCCCTCTGACATCTCACCTCCAACATGTGCCCATCCTTGATCTATGCtgtttccctccttttctctttatACTGCTAAAATTCTGGTGTCAGGAGCCCTACCTTTTGGGAATTTTGGGACCTCACTGAGTCCTAAAGAATGTCATGTAACCTACTTTCAtgtacaattaaaagaggaagCCTAGAAACAAAGCCCTTGCTGCAGTCATCCAAGGAGTCTCCGCCAGTCCCCAAAGTGAAGCCCTTGCATTGGAGGCATGCTTCGAGTCCTGCTTTTAATACATCCAGGTTTTAATGAGGGTTTAATGAGGGAGCCTGATTAAGTGAAAGCAATAGAATTAGCTGATGTGGCCCCAGGAAACTGAGCATTAAGGAGGAGGTCTCACACTGGCCTTCTCTCATGTTCTTTGtaccaaaaacattaaaaaggtcTATAAAAGCAATCTGCTGAAATTGCAGCCGCCTCCTTGGATCTCTCACCGGGCCATTCCAATAATTCATTATCTCCTTTACCCATGGGCTATGTCTGGGAGCAAACAGTCTTCCCATGATATTTGTGCATGTCCAGCAAATTAGAAACTAAGAACAAGATTCTGCAGGGACAAAAAGGATATCTTTTCTGTTCACAGATAGTGCAggagcaggaaggaaagaagaaaggaagagaagagtttGACTTGTCTTCCATTTGATTCCGTAAAGCAAGGGTGGACAAAATGCAgaccatgggccacatgtggctcaAGAGTGTTTTTGCAGCTCCCAGGGAACCTGGGTTTCCCCCCTAAATATGCCCTCAATGGCCTCTAATGAACATTTTCATGGGGGCATTTTCACCCAGGAAAGAGGGTTGTTACAACTTCATTGGAAGAAGTCAGTCAAACCTATGCACCCAACACTAGTTTACTCCCTTCAATAGCAgctatttgtaatttttttaatgtgcaatttAGTTGCTTATACAGAGTGCATGGCACATCTCCTTTGTCCCTAAGATATTGTGTTTGCTTTTGCGAAGACATGTCGTGTGCACGCACTTTCCTCTCCCCGCGGTGCTCAGCTCCATCTTCCCATCAAGAAAACCCAAGGGACAGATGTTCTACTTACCCAGAAAAAAAGATCCGTGTCACACCATAAAAGACGGCAGGCTCCACATAATCTAGGAAGCGttggggatggggaggaggaCACAAGAAGAGAGCGGAAAAACAAGTCTAGCAATATAAGTAAAAGTCACATTCTAGAATTCACAAAATTGAGGAAACCCACAACGGTGATGCTTAGCAAGAGATATCCATGCCCTCCAGGATTTCATGCTTGAAAACTGGGGTATCTGTGTCCAAGCGACTACAGAGTGTGATCCAGATGGCAAatgttataaatgaggaagaagagacatgctaggagatgctgcagcagtttgcttttgcctgagcctactgggaaggtcaaTGTTAATTCTGCACTTccgcccctttctctgtcttttcTGCCCTCATTGCAGTAAGAATGTCTACACCATCTTTTGTGGATCAAAACAGGAAACATTACAATTACCATGCATTTTCTTCAAGGTACTGATCATGTCTTGGAGAGTATTTGTCATTTCCTGCAACGCTTCTTCCAGCATCCTATTATCAGACTGAAGGATACCATTGACAGCCTGGGCAActgcctgcagaagagaagagagagttgCATGCTGGGCATCTGTGGGTTAAAAGACCCATAACATCTCTATACCTGGACTCCCAAACCTGAGGCGGGCAGAAGGGTGAAGTAAAAAGAAAACGTTCCAGATCCCACTGTTTGCAAATGCTCCCATTTCAAAAGGTGTGCTCCAAGAGTTTTGACACAGCATGCTGCTCCAGTAAACACACTGCGTTTACATTAAGCAATTCAGTTGAAATATTCTCCTTTGGCCTCATCCAACACTCTTTGCTGCTTTCATTTTTAGCCATTATTACCAAAGGTTAGCATCAAGATCTACCCTACAGTGAGGCCAGAAGTAGATGTGGAACCggtgtgacgtagtggtttgagcattggactgtgactccggagaacagccatggaaagccactaggAGACCTTGGCCAAGTCGCTCTCtctaattttaatcatttttaaataaaatgtccaACTTTCATGGTATTAAGAAGAACCAAAATGGAATTAAGAAGAACCAAAAAATGATCAACACATATAATCAGCATCTGGTCTtagcagaggaaagcaaaggcaaatccactctggtcatatcttgccaagaaaacccatgtcACTTTAGGGCcagcgtaagtcagaaatgacttaaaggcacccaGTAATAAAGGAATCATGTGGCACTCCagaagctgttggactgcagctcccagcatcctgaGCCAGCATAGCTAACCATGATGAACACTGGGAGTTAGAGTCCAACATCTAGAGACTTAAGTAAGTCCAAGCCCTGAGACTTAAGTAACTCTGAATACTACCAGTTGCTGTGAAGCAAGAACAAGAGAAAGTTGTCCCCTTTGGCATAAATATTAAAGGGgagaaataaatttcattttattcccTTTCATGATTCCCCTTTGCACTCTTTGTACTCTGTTTAGTGTCTAGTAAACCGTACCCTATTTATCTTCTAGTAAGTTGCTCATTGTTGCAAGATCAAAAGGTCCCACTCCAATATCTCAGCACTATTATGAGAAGGAGGATGCCTTAGATTAGATGGGGGTGAGTAGGGAGGCTGGTGAGTTACACAAAATCTCCCTAGAGTTTGTAGTCTTTTGTATGATGTTGACATGAATAAAGAGGAGGAGGTTAAATTATAAATCTAGAGGAGATCAAAGTGGAAGATACAGATATTACCTCGGGTCACGACTTGTTTTGAAACGCAGAGGGGAAATGAGAATGTTCTATTGTTTAAAATTGCTGATGCATGACTTTCAGTTTTATTATTTCTGCTTAAAGATTTTTTCAAAGATAAATATATTGCATTGTGAGATTGTAGTTGGAGGAAGAAGCCTCCAGACCCTCATCGCACACCCTTTTGTGGGGAACTTCGAGTTTCCTCATCTCTATTCCAATAGCTGTGGAGAGCATCTGAAATTAGGacttggattttaaaattattcttcaaAGTAGCAGTCAACATTGCAAAGGTGACCGCCAGGAAATTGTGGGTCAGGACCACCCCAGGCccagagatttcagggccaaaacctaagACCAAGGGATGACACCTTGTGATGTTACAAAGGTCAGCCCCTAGAGATGTGGTTAAGCATGATACACTACTAAGCAATGTACGCATAAACCACAGGCACATAGAGTATGtcattcaaattcaaaacatcAAGACTAACAAATGAGTCTTATCAAGTCTGTCCCACTGGAACACTTGGAGGATGCTATAAGGGACCTGAAGCAAGAGAGGTTAAATGATATGGAGATATGCCATACCTTGATTCCAGGTGCAGCAGCTTTTTCAACCAGGAAAGTAACAAGAATGAAGCCCCTGGTGGTCTCTCCTCCAGGCAAAGAGATGATGGGCTCCAGATTCCTGTGACAGACAGCAAAACGGAAAACCCAGAAGATGCactaaatgtattattattattattattattattattattattattattattatttaagagcTAAGCAGAAAGGCATTCAAGAAAGACAGATTCCGGAATTAGTAATATAACACTTAAGCATAGATGTATATGATGTCTTCAGCCATCCCACAATTGTCTCCACATATTTTGAAGGACTCAGCCAACAGCATAGCCTCCAGCTGCCATGAATGcttaaatctatggataaagaatctatggatatggtgGGCAAACTATGGGGCATATGCCCTTGTGCTTTTCACCCTAACCAAAACCTGCCCTTTGTGTCTGCCAAATGCCAACATCCTAGCACTGGACTTACTCTCTCCTTGCCAAAATGGCTTGAGTTCATCTTTCAGCAATGAGGACTAGAGGATTagagcaatgccttcatttttacCTCCACAGCTGTGCCAGTCTAGATGCATCCGGGTCTGATCCAACAACCCTTTCCTTATCAATGTTCTTATGAATATGTTGCCTACCCACAGCTTGTTGATGGTTAAGTCTGCATTCTTTAGAAACCTGCCCTGCAATTTTGTGCAAACACAGCCAGGAAGAATAACAACATCgaagaattcaaatatatacCCCAGTCCCTCCAAGACCTGCCAAATTGCAGCTGCCTCACCTCAAACATCCTGAAGAAATGACCTTAGATACCTAAACAAAGTTTGAACTGCAAAGGCAAACAGGATCTCTCAAATACTTACTCAATTTCCAGAGGCCTTTCGGAGATTGGAGTGTCAGCAGCAAACaagcagagaagaaaaagaaagagggagatcAAGTCAGTTGAGGAACAAAGTTCTCTCCGCATGATATCCCCTGGGATTTTCCCTAAAAATCATGACGTTTCCCTCTTTTTGCTCCATCTAGTTTGCAGCGGTTTGACAAAATCTTGGCGGCACACGGTGCCTCCTCTCTCCAAGCAAAGGTTCAGAAATGAAAAGGATGGTGCCTCCTCTCTCCAAGCAAAGGTTCATACATGGAAAAGGTTGGGGGGGTTGGTACTaaaatgcccagaatccccaaactagcACAACCACTGGCTACAGTATAAAAATTCTTCCCTTTCCCCAGTGAAACTTTCCTTCGGTCCTAAAgtactgcagtaacttaaaattacAGTAATGtacaaatacagtttaggcatccaaagaaaagggacaggcaaagtgaGCAAGGGAATGGGAACTCAGCATATACAAGAGTTCCAGGTGAAAACAATTTTCTGTGTCTACTCTTTGCAATTCTAACAGTTTAGAAATGAAATTTCATTTGGGAGAAAACAGTACTTATTTGGGAAACAATGCCCTCCTTTTGCATTACTCCTGTAGCCTACACTTGTGGGCTAGACTATTTAAAATGCCATATcctcataccttccaacattttgcacatgtagccaagcaacttcagagagtggtcaagatggaaaagcTTTTAAATGAGAaatgttccactttttcagcatcCTTtacaaaatgtcccagttgcaaactgagttcaaagtgcaaaagaggaagcagaatcttgcccttcccagtagactcaggcaaaagccaacttctgcagcctctcctagcttgtattttcatcctcagtaataacttttgccatcttgaccacacatgtcctgtgaaacattggagggtatggGGTCACTAGTGTCAACacaaagacacacagcaacaacaatgttcaATGGGATCTGTGTCAGCGTACATAGAAttgctttcaaatgtttttaaagggTTTCAGAACTCCACAGAACACCATGCGCAGCCTTTGCGTCTGTTCCAGCGCATCCATTAATGCTGGGAACTTAGACAAAGGCAACTCTAAAGGACAAGCCTTGGAAGGAGACTTCTGACACTTCTCTTTATCTGGGTTATTCTCACAACTACAATCTGAAACCGCATTTACTTGGAACTAAGTCTCAGTTGGACTTATATCAAAGTAAAAATGTTCAGGATTGGACAGTAAGACCTTTGGGGAATCCAAAAGGCTGGCATGCTCACTATCAAGAGGAGTCTAGAAACCAACAGCTCCCCTTATATAAGAgttgtttaaaaatgcattaactCCATCATTAGAAATAGGAGCATCTTCTTTAGACAGGTTAACATTTCCTGTTGGATGAAGCCACTTTTTATCTGACCTCTGCCCAATAGAAATATGTGTCATTTGTCTTATATTTACCCATAAGgattctttttcttccagtttaCTAAAACAAGATCCGTATGAACCAAGATCGGAGGCAGTTCTAACATTCGAGAGACCTCCCCAAAAGGAATGGCAAGGTTTCGTGGCAAGATCTGGAAAACACAAATGAAGATGTAAACATATTTGCCTTTGGACTCTTCCAGGTAGAGAAAATGAGTCAGAAGGTTGTGCTTTTTGGTGCAGCAATTCCTGCAGGAGagtttaaaatatgcaaaagacATATCTGTTTCTAGCGATCCTCACGACCAGCTGCAACATTTATAAAACAATAGAGCAATAGTGCTAAAAAGACATCAATGAAAACTTTTATACTGTTAACTCTAttgctctgtttaaaaaattaaaatccagggAGGAGAAAATTTGCCCATCAGAGCAAAGGACCACCTCAACAACACCTTTGAAAAACACCTTTGGAAGAGccctaggctgcatccagactgccaaaataatccagtttgatgtctctttaactgccatggctccatgcaatggaatcctggggtttgtagttgttgtggcaccagagctttctgaaagagaaggcaaaatgtctcactgaactgcaaatcccagaatttcgttgcatggagccatggcagttaaagtgatatcagcaTCAAAAGTGACAACAGCTAGCCAGAAAGCCCAGAAAAACCCAAGGAGCTATATTGAGAGAAGTCATGCTTCTTTAAAACAATTTGGAAGAATTGTCCTAATCCCCCAACATCTTACCTTGGCGATCCCTTTTTCACCTTCTTGCCAGACGTAGCCCATTGTGATGAAGCTAAGGACCAAATGGGCCAGAAAGAGTTCCCGGTGGCCTTGGAGATACTGGCTGCTGAGCAAAGGCATCTGGCAAAATAGGAAGGCAAGGATGAGAAACGCTGCTACTATTGCCGTTTCCCCAAGGGTCAGAGATTCCTTAGTGGTGGCCCTTTTGTTGGAAAACCCACAATCCAGggaaaggttgagtctcccttatcagg from Sceloporus undulatus isolate JIND9_A2432 ecotype Alabama chromosome 6, SceUnd_v1.1, whole genome shotgun sequence carries:
- the LOC121933413 gene encoding indoleamine 2,3-dioxygenase 2-like isoform X2 — its product is MEMDNTHAKGQPPFTLKQFHISEDYGFLLPNPLMPLLSSQYLQGHRELFLAHLVLSFITMGYVWQEGEKGIAKILPRNLAIPFGEVSRMLELPPILVHTDLVLVNWKKKNPYGPLEIENLEPIISLPGGETTRGFILVTFLVEKAAAPGIKAVAQAVNGILQSDNRMLEEALQEMTNTLQDMISTLKKMHDYVEPAVFYGVTRIFFSGWKDNPALPEGLVYEGFSEKPLSYSGGSAAESTTLHAFDELLGIQHCKESAAFLYRMREYMPPHHRAFLKEIQSAPPLRHYILSCRNEALQTAYNKCVATLSDLRTYHITMVTKYIVIAAHKVKAKMTESSPASMRPPSFLEGRGTGGSGVLSFLKSVRDTTREAMITF
- the LOC121933413 gene encoding indoleamine 2,3-dioxygenase 2-like isoform X1; this translates as MEMDNTHAKGQPPFTLKQFHISEDYGFLLPNPLKDLPPFYNPWMEIAHQLPNLIENHQLRSRVDKMPLLSSQYLQGHRELFLAHLVLSFITMGYVWQEGEKGIAKILPRNLAIPFGEVSRMLELPPILVHTDLVLVNWKKKNPYGPLEIENLEPIISLPGGETTRGFILVTFLVEKAAAPGIKAVAQAVNGILQSDNRMLEEALQEMTNTLQDMISTLKKMHDYVEPAVFYGVTRIFFSGWKDNPALPEGLVYEGFSEKPLSYSGGSAAESTTLHAFDELLGIQHCKESAAFLYRMREYMPPHHRAFLKEIQSAPPLRHYILSCRNEALQTAYNKCVATLSDLRTYHITMVTKYIVIAAHKVKAKMTESSPASMRPPSFLEGRGTGGSGVLSFLKSVRDTTREAMITF
- the LOC121933413 gene encoding indoleamine 2,3-dioxygenase 2-like isoform X3, which gives rise to MEIAHQLPNLIENHQLRSRVDKMPLLSSQYLQGHRELFLAHLVLSFITMGYVWQEGEKGIAKILPRNLAIPFGEVSRMLELPPILVHTDLVLVNWKKKNPYGPLEIENLEPIISLPGGETTRGFILVTFLVEKAAAPGIKAVAQAVNGILQSDNRMLEEALQEMTNTLQDMISTLKKMHDYVEPAVFYGVTRIFFSGWKDNPALPEGLVYEGFSEKPLSYSGGSAAESTTLHAFDELLGIQHCKESAAFLYRMREYMPPHHRAFLKEIQSAPPLRHYILSCRNEALQTAYNKCVATLSDLRTYHITMVTKYIVIAAHKVKAKMTESSPASMRPPSFLEGRGTGGSGVLSFLKSVRDTTREAMITF